One segment of Triticum aestivum cultivar Chinese Spring chromosome 2A, IWGSC CS RefSeq v2.1, whole genome shotgun sequence DNA contains the following:
- the LOC123185909 gene encoding ervatamin-C-like → MAPIHSNSSRRHDGTLLALLLALVAATAFVGAAAARGDALAARHERWMAKYGRAYTDAAEKLHRQEVFAANARHVDAVNRAGNRTYTLGLNQFSDLTNEEFVEKHLGYRHQPGGLRPEDTPVAAVNMSKAQFQSTPDSMDWRAQGAVTQVKNQASCGSCWAFAAVAATEGLVQIATGNLISMSEQQVLDCTGDTSTCKGGSVIAALRYVAASGGLQPEAAYAYTGQRGACRSVMPNSAASVGAPRWVGLNGDEDALRELAASQPVAVGVEADPDFQHYMSGVFVGSSSCGQNLNHAVTVVGYGADGGGQEYWLVKNQWGTGWGEGGYMRLTRGNGGNCGMATVAYYPTMNSS, encoded by the exons ATGGCGCCGATTCACAGTAACAGCTCTCGCCGCCACGACGGCACACTGCTCGCGCTTCTGCTCGCGCTCGTGGCCGCCACTGCCTTTGTCGGCGCTGCCGCGGCGCGAGGGGACGCGCTGGCCGCCCGGCACGAGCGGTGGATGGCCAAGTACGGGCGCGCGTACACCGACGCTGCCGAGAAATTGCACCGGCAGGAGGTGTTCGCGGCCAACGCGCGCCACGTAGACGCTGTCAACCGGGCGGGCAACCGGACGTACACCCTCGGGCTCAACCAGTTCTCCGACCTCACCAACGAAGAGTTCGTGGAGAAGCACCTCGGGTACCGTCACCAGCCGGGCGGGCTCCGTCCCGAGGACACGCCGGTGGCCGCGGTGAACATGTCCAAGGCTCAGTTCCAGTCCACACCGGACAGCATGGACTGGAGGGCCCAGGGCGCCGTCACCCAAGTCAAGAACCAAGCTTCATGTG GGAGTTGCTGGGCgttcgcggcggtggcggcgaccgaGGGGCTCGTACAGATCGCCACCGGTAACCTCATCTccatgtcagagcagcaggtgctCGACTGCACGGGCGACACTAGCACCTGCAAGGGTGGCTCCGTCATCGCCGCCCTACGTTACGTCGCCGCAAGCGGCGGCCTGCAGCCGGAGGCAGCCTACGCGTATACCGGCCAGCGGGGCGCGTGCCGCAGCGTCATGCCAAATTCGGCCGCCTCCGTTGGCGCCCCCCGCTGGGTGGGCCTGAACGGCGATGAGGACGCGCTGCGGGAGCTGGCGGCCAGCCAACCGGTGgccgtgggcgtggaggcggaccCTGACTTTCAGCACTACATGAGCGGCGTGTTCGTCGGTAGTTCATCGTGCGGGCAGAACCTGAACCACGCCGTGACGGTGGTGGGGTAcggggcggacggcggcgggcAGGAATACTGGTTGGTGAAGAATCAGTGGGGGACGGGGTGGGGTGAGGGGGGCTACATGCGCCTCACGCGCGGGAACGGCGGCAACTGCGGCATGGCCACCGTCGCCTACTATCCAACCATGAACAGCTCTTAA